From Gemmatimonadaceae bacterium, one genomic window encodes:
- the nusB gene encoding transcription antitermination factor NusB, with translation RWRTCSIACIRSMRIETRARARALQALYAWDLRGNESLEKVASRVWDDLAVGPEERKIAGLIVRRVISDGAGLDASLSDVTENWRLERLGAIERSVLRLAAAELAIGETPTRVVIQEAVRLAERYGSSESAKFVNGVLDAYARRAGSLS, from the coding sequence CGAGATGGCGGACCTGCTCGATCGCCTGCATCCGCTCGATGCGGATTGAGACCCGCGCGCGCGCGCGCGCGCTGCAGGCGCTGTACGCGTGGGACCTGCGCGGGAACGAATCGCTCGAGAAGGTGGCGTCCCGCGTCTGGGACGACCTCGCCGTCGGTCCCGAGGAGCGGAAGATCGCGGGGCTCATAGTGCGCCGCGTCATCAGCGACGGCGCCGGGCTCGACGCCTCGCTGTCCGACGTGACGGAGAACTGGCGCCTCGAGCGGCTCGGCGCGATCGAGCGCTCGGTGCTTCGACTCGCGGCGGCCGAGCTCGCGATCGGCGAGACCCCGACGCGCGTCGTCATCCAGGAAGCGGTTCGTCTCGCCGAGCGGTACGGTAGCTCCGAGAGCGCGAAGTTCGTGAACGGCGTTCTCGACGCGTACGCCCGCCGGGCCGGCTCGCTCTCGTGA
- a CDS encoding glycosyltransferase family 4 protein — protein MRILVVNWQDRENPQAGGAEVHLHEVFGRIVARGHQVDLLCSGFPGAEPETVLDGIRVFRVGTRYTFPMYARNCYEEGLARNDYDVVIEDLNKVPLYTPRWRVKRLVVLVHHLFGATAFREVPLPVAAAVWLSERPLASLYGGHPFQAVSESTADDLAERGIPRSMIRVIYNGVDAGRYTPDWSRRAPDPTFAYLGRLKRYKRVDIVIRAFAQLNAADAKLEIAGQGDYRPALESLGSSLGLGDRVRFLGYIGEDEKVDLLRRAWATVLASPKEGWGISNLESAACGTPVIAGDSPGIRESVINGETGFLVPATDASAFAAAMRGLVAQPDLVRSLGEGGRRFAEQFTWDRAANETLRHLEEVIAA, from the coding sequence GTGAGGATCCTCGTCGTGAACTGGCAGGACCGGGAGAACCCGCAGGCGGGCGGCGCCGAAGTGCATCTGCACGAGGTGTTCGGCCGGATCGTCGCGCGCGGCCACCAGGTAGACCTGCTGTGCAGCGGTTTTCCGGGCGCGGAGCCGGAGACGGTGCTCGACGGCATCCGCGTGTTTCGCGTCGGGACCAGATACACGTTCCCGATGTACGCGCGCAACTGCTACGAGGAAGGGCTCGCGCGGAACGATTACGACGTCGTGATCGAGGACCTCAACAAGGTTCCGTTGTACACTCCCCGCTGGCGGGTGAAGCGGCTCGTGGTGCTGGTGCACCACCTGTTCGGCGCGACCGCGTTCCGCGAGGTGCCGCTCCCGGTCGCCGCCGCGGTCTGGCTGTCGGAGCGGCCGCTCGCGTCGCTGTACGGCGGCCATCCCTTTCAGGCCGTGAGCGAGAGCACCGCGGACGACCTGGCCGAGCGCGGCATCCCGCGCTCGATGATCCGCGTCATCTACAACGGCGTGGACGCCGGCCGCTACACGCCCGACTGGTCGCGGCGAGCGCCGGACCCGACGTTCGCCTACCTCGGCAGGCTAAAGCGGTACAAGCGAGTGGATATCGTCATTCGCGCCTTCGCGCAGCTCAACGCCGCGGACGCGAAGCTCGAGATCGCGGGGCAGGGAGACTACCGGCCCGCGCTCGAGTCGCTCGGCAGCTCGCTTGGCCTCGGCGATCGCGTCAGATTTCTCGGCTACATCGGCGAGGACGAGAAGGTGGATCTACTGCGCCGCGCATGGGCCACCGTGCTCGCGTCGCCGAAGGAGGGGTGGGGGATCAGCAACCTGGAATCCGCCGCCTGCGGCACTCCGGTCATCGCCGGCGATTCGCCGGGAATCCGCGAGTCGGTGATCAACGGTGAGACGGGCTTTCTCGTTCCGGCCACCGACGCGTCCGCGTTCGCGGCAGCGATGCGCGGGCTCGTCGCGCAGCCTGACCTGGTGCGTTCGCTGGGGGAGGGTGGGCGCAGATTTGCTGAGCAGTTCACCTGGGATCGTGCGGCGAACGAGACGCTGCGCCACCTCGAAGAGGTAATCGCGGCATGA